One window of Desulfobacca acetoxidans DSM 11109 genomic DNA carries:
- a CDS encoding sigma-54-dependent transcriptional regulator has translation MLPQKKISILVVDDELSIRESLSGWLQQDGYEVATAADGIAAWAMIQENRYDIMLIDVKMPRMDGLSLLKKLRENDHTEAVVMMTAYGSIRDAVESMRLGAYDYLLKPFELEELSLTIEKLAGIQTLAMESMILRDRKPKVNHLDNLVGQSPPMQRLFDTIRDVAQSDATVLITGETGVGKELVARAIHVHSPRCYGAFIAINCGAFTEHLLESELFGHERGAFTDAKFAKKGRLELANAGTLFLDEVGDLSMKMQIDLLRVLETHEFTRVGGTEPLHSDFRVIAATHRDLQEAIREKAFRQDLFYRLNVVHLHVPPLRERREDIPLLAQYFLRRYATETNKKIDAIHPAAMEALLHYSWPGNVRELENAVERAVVVGKSRQIKLSDLPFTTPTGESLETGGLSLLEMERQHIARILALHSGNISSAAKVLGINRTTLYQKIKKYGLTP, from the coding sequence GTGTTGCCGCAGAAAAAAATTAGTATCCTGGTAGTGGACGATGAGTTGAGCATCCGCGAGTCTCTGAGCGGTTGGCTGCAGCAGGATGGCTATGAGGTAGCCACCGCCGCCGACGGGATAGCGGCTTGGGCCATGATCCAGGAGAACCGCTATGACATTATGCTGATCGACGTCAAGATGCCCAGAATGGATGGACTGTCGCTGCTTAAAAAGCTGCGGGAGAACGATCATACCGAGGCTGTCGTGATGATGACCGCTTACGGCTCCATCCGGGATGCAGTGGAGTCGATGCGCCTGGGGGCTTATGATTATCTGCTCAAGCCTTTTGAATTGGAAGAACTGAGCCTTACCATAGAAAAACTGGCCGGCATTCAGACCCTGGCCATGGAGAGTATGATCCTGAGGGATCGCAAACCGAAGGTAAATCACTTGGATAATCTGGTGGGCCAGTCGCCGCCGATGCAGCGGCTATTCGATACCATCCGGGATGTGGCCCAGAGCGACGCCACAGTATTGATTACCGGTGAGACTGGTGTCGGCAAGGAACTGGTAGCCAGGGCCATCCATGTTCACAGTCCGCGTTGTTATGGCGCTTTCATTGCCATCAATTGCGGCGCCTTTACGGAGCACCTGTTGGAGAGTGAACTCTTCGGCCATGAGCGAGGCGCTTTCACGGACGCCAAATTTGCCAAGAAGGGTCGACTCGAACTGGCGAATGCCGGAACGCTTTTTCTCGATGAAGTAGGCGACCTTTCCATGAAAATGCAGATTGATCTGCTCCGAGTCTTGGAGACCCATGAGTTTACCAGAGTGGGGGGGACAGAGCCGCTGCACAGCGATTTTCGGGTGATCGCCGCCACTCATCGTGATCTCCAGGAAGCCATTCGGGAAAAGGCCTTTCGGCAGGATTTATTCTATCGTCTGAACGTCGTTCACCTGCATGTGCCGCCGCTGCGCGAACGGCGTGAGGATATCCCCTTGCTGGCCCAATATTTTCTGCGGCGGTATGCCACCGAAACCAATAAAAAGATCGATGCCATCCATCCAGCGGCCATGGAGGCTCTGCTGCACTATTCGTGGCCGGGGAATGTCCGGGAACTGGAAAATGCTGTAGAGCGGGCAGTGGTGGTGGGGAAAAGTCGGCAGATCAAACTAAGCGATCTGCCATTTACCACTCCAACGGGAGAGTCGTTGGAAACAGGGGGGTTATCTTTACTAGAAATGGAACGACAACATATCGCCCGGATACTGGCGCTGCATAGTGGCAATATTTCCAGTGCCGCCAAGGTCCTAGGCATCAATCGCACCACGCTCTACCAGAAGATCAAAAAATACGGTCTGACGCCTTAG
- a CDS encoding PAS domain-containing protein, which translates to MNPGKQSYNIALVGAGRQGMAILEALAPSRRVDQPLRVVGVADQNLEAPGILYARRQNLPVFPCALDLTQLPELDILVDATGMVSVYEELMAHCPAGVMVLQCNRPHDWENFWDLITKDLSFSERYHPLKIAIMGGGGLCQQVLQQITGGLSSLRRISILGVADPDPEAPGIQEAAVLGIPTVRDYPTLLAQEPDLVLELTGDPEVRKSIIQKKSAQTQVIDHIQSRLFWELFQKEEDRLRLRVESEIKLANQRNQFQKIFDYLPDSVLVLNQDYLVEEVNQTFLTNFQKNAEEVVGEHCYKVLHQLSEPCDRHGMVCPLPQVLQECKPAQVLQYYTDSDGVEHYYEITISPLCPPEIAGRRVIEVIKDITTRQQLEEALKKSEEQTRQLFKQAAKEKAFLETIVNSIEDHMMVIEPDYRVVEVNRALLKMVGLRRRDTVGKYCYEISHHLDKPCSGPDLPCPLRDAVVLGKACSGTHVHFDKDGREHYMHVVCHPLFDEAGKVTLVINVARDVTKEIASRARMLHDDKMTSLGKLSASVVHEINNPMTGIMNLVKLMQRIMGKGLLSETESAKMHEYLDLIYGETSRVSKTVSNLLAFSRKTSPEFKPVGLNALLTETLTLTEYQLRLQGITVNCQFDPDLMPVLADPEQMKQVFLNLILNARDAMPDGGVLTLKTKNYRRPGVMVQIADTGIGIPKEKYSSIFEPFYTTKKAGSGAGLGLSVVYGIIQEHKGTIKVDSIVGQGTTFTIRLPAYKQGT; encoded by the coding sequence ATGAATCCTGGCAAACAGTCATACAATATTGCCTTGGTGGGAGCCGGCCGGCAGGGAATGGCCATCCTGGAGGCCCTGGCGCCCAGTCGGAGAGTTGATCAACCCTTACGAGTAGTAGGGGTGGCCGATCAGAACCTTGAGGCTCCCGGCATCCTCTATGCCCGCCGGCAAAACCTCCCCGTATTTCCTTGCGCCCTTGATTTAACGCAATTGCCGGAACTAGACATCCTGGTCGACGCCACCGGGATGGTCTCGGTTTACGAGGAACTCATGGCGCATTGTCCGGCAGGGGTCATGGTTCTTCAATGCAATCGACCCCATGACTGGGAGAATTTCTGGGACCTCATTACCAAGGACTTATCTTTTAGTGAGAGATACCACCCGTTAAAGATCGCCATTATGGGGGGAGGCGGGCTCTGTCAACAGGTCTTGCAGCAGATCACCGGTGGATTGTCCAGCCTCCGGCGGATCAGTATCCTGGGAGTGGCCGATCCCGATCCCGAGGCCCCCGGCATACAGGAGGCAGCGGTTCTAGGTATCCCCACGGTTCGGGATTATCCAACGCTTTTGGCGCAGGAGCCCGATCTGGTCCTTGAACTCACCGGAGACCCAGAGGTTCGGAAAAGCATTATCCAAAAGAAGTCGGCCCAGACTCAGGTTATTGATCATATCCAATCGCGGCTCTTCTGGGAGTTGTTCCAGAAGGAAGAAGACCGGCTGCGCCTGCGGGTGGAAAGCGAAATCAAATTAGCCAACCAACGTAATCAGTTTCAAAAAATATTCGACTATCTGCCTGATTCAGTGCTGGTATTAAACCAGGATTATCTGGTGGAAGAGGTTAACCAGACCTTTCTGACTAATTTTCAGAAGAACGCTGAAGAGGTTGTGGGGGAACATTGTTATAAGGTTTTGCACCAGTTATCTGAGCCCTGCGACCGTCACGGGATGGTCTGTCCTTTACCGCAGGTCCTACAGGAATGCAAGCCGGCCCAGGTCTTACAGTATTATACCGATTCGGACGGCGTTGAGCATTACTATGAAATAACCATCTCTCCCCTGTGTCCGCCGGAAATTGCCGGCCGGCGGGTAATTGAGGTCATAAAAGATATCACCACCCGCCAGCAGCTGGAAGAGGCCCTGAAAAAATCGGAGGAACAGACCCGGCAGCTTTTCAAACAGGCCGCCAAAGAGAAGGCCTTCCTGGAAACGATTGTCAACAGCATTGAAGACCACATGATGGTGATCGAGCCGGATTACCGCGTCGTCGAAGTCAACCGGGCTTTGCTGAAGATGGTAGGATTGAGGCGGAGAGATACGGTAGGCAAATACTGTTATGAAATTTCCCATCACCTGGATAAGCCCTGCTCCGGTCCCGACCTCCCGTGTCCACTCCGAGATGCGGTGGTTTTGGGGAAGGCGTGCTCCGGCACCCATGTTCATTTTGACAAGGATGGCCGGGAGCATTACATGCACGTGGTCTGCCATCCTCTCTTTGACGAGGCGGGAAAAGTTACCCTGGTTATTAATGTGGCGCGGGACGTTACCAAGGAGATCGCCTCCCGGGCCCGAATGCTGCACGATGATAAAATGACCTCATTGGGAAAACTGTCTGCCAGCGTGGTGCACGAGATCAACAATCCGATGACCGGCATCATGAATCTGGTCAAATTGATGCAGCGTATTATGGGAAAAGGATTGCTGAGCGAGACCGAATCGGCCAAAATGCACGAATACCTTGATCTGATTTACGGAGAGACCTCCCGGGTCAGTAAGACGGTCTCCAATCTTTTGGCCTTTTCCCGCAAGACCAGTCCGGAATTTAAACCGGTGGGGTTGAATGCGCTGCTGACGGAGACGCTGACGTTAACCGAATATCAGTTGCGGCTGCAGGGGATCACTGTTAATTGCCAGTTTGACCCAGACCTGATGCCGGTTTTGGCTGACCCGGAACAGATGAAGCAGGTTTTTTTAAATCTCATCCTCAATGCCCGCGATGCCATGCCGGATGGAGGGGTATTGACCCTGAAGACTAAAAATTACCGGCGCCCCGGGGTCATGGTCCAGATCGCCGATACCGGCATCGGTATCCCCAAGGAAAAGTATTCCAGTATCTTTGAGCCATTTTATACTACCAAGAAGGCCGGTTCCGGGGCAGGATTGGGGTTGTCCGTGGTGTACGGCATCATCCAGGAACACAAAGGCACCATCAAAGTGGACAGCATCGTCGGACAGGGGACAACCTTTACGATTCGTCTACCCGCTTATAAACAGGGGACTTAG
- a CDS encoding Mrp/NBP35 family ATP-binding protein yields the protein MSKSSDKSHEPSCSQCGSKGSGCEHSHDKHPEHFEKALARSTLNRIQHKFLVMSGKGGVGKSSVAVALAMTLARQGYRVGLMDVDLHGPNVLRMLGLNKPLDPTTTHLFFTVEGLENLKVVSVEAFMPDRESAVIWRGPLKHQAIQQFISDVDWGELDYLIIDAPPGTGDEPLSVIQTIPEAEAIIVTTPQEISLADVRKSIDFCRKTNMAIVGLVENMSRLICPGCGKEIRLFSSGGGQRLAAAAHVPLLGSLPFDPHLVELADMGRITQLQPEESPFLKAFGELVKGITAKSSQ from the coding sequence ATGTCAAAATCGAGCGATAAATCTCACGAACCTTCCTGTTCTCAATGCGGTTCTAAAGGTTCCGGTTGCGAACACAGTCATGACAAGCATCCTGAACATTTCGAGAAGGCCCTGGCACGTTCAACCCTGAATCGCATCCAACATAAATTTTTGGTCATGAGCGGCAAGGGTGGGGTGGGCAAAAGCAGTGTTGCCGTAGCCTTGGCGATGACTCTGGCCAGGCAGGGATACCGGGTCGGACTCATGGATGTAGATTTACACGGACCGAATGTTCTACGTATGCTGGGTCTGAACAAGCCTCTCGATCCCACCACGACACATCTTTTCTTTACGGTCGAAGGCCTGGAGAATTTAAAAGTAGTTTCGGTCGAGGCTTTTATGCCGGACCGGGAGAGCGCCGTAATCTGGCGTGGTCCTCTGAAACATCAAGCCATACAACAATTTATCAGTGATGTGGATTGGGGTGAACTGGATTACCTGATCATTGACGCACCGCCCGGGACGGGAGACGAACCTTTATCGGTAATACAAACCATACCGGAAGCCGAGGCCATTATTGTCACTACGCCTCAGGAAATTTCTCTTGCCGATGTCCGCAAGTCAATCGATTTCTGCCGGAAGACGAATATGGCCATCGTCGGTTTAGTGGAAAATATGAGCCGCCTCATCTGTCCGGGTTGTGGCAAGGAGATCCGGCTCTTTTCTTCCGGCGGCGGTCAACGCCTGGCCGCCGCGGCGCATGTCCCCCTATTGGGATCTCTGCCCTTCGATCCGCATCTGGTGGAATTGGCCGATATGGGTCGCATAACCCAATTGCAGCCTGAGGAAAGTCCGTTTTTAAAGGCCTTTGGCGAACTGGTGAAAGGCATCACCGCCAAGTCGTCCCAGTAA
- a CDS encoding GNAT family N-acetyltransferase, giving the protein MGYSQEGVRSQIRLAVPEDLPQILAVERLCFDKQWQESEFRPALRDIFFVYEEDQVLGFIIACCCEIAKKGVIMRVAVHPEAQGRGIASQLMQKALNILRERKVTCVELDVEITKTDVKRLYEKFGFKTLKVVNIDSDYENDAFYIMKLRFV; this is encoded by the coding sequence ATGGGTTACAGTCAGGAAGGTGTTCGATCCCAAATCAGGCTGGCCGTACCGGAGGACCTTCCCCAGATTCTTGCCGTCGAACGCCTCTGTTTTGACAAACAATGGCAGGAAAGCGAGTTTCGCCCTGCTCTCCGGGATATTTTTTTTGTCTATGAAGAAGACCAAGTCCTCGGTTTTATTATTGCCTGCTGTTGCGAAATCGCCAAAAAAGGCGTGATTATGAGGGTGGCGGTTCATCCGGAGGCTCAAGGTCGAGGTATTGCCTCTCAATTAATGCAAAAGGCGTTGAATATTCTCCGTGAAAGGAAGGTAACCTGCGTAGAATTGGATGTGGAAATCACTAAGACCGACGTTAAGCGGCTCTACGAAAAGTTTGGCTTTAAGACTTTGAAAGTAGTTAATATCGATAGCGATTACGAGAATGACGCCTTTTATATTATGAAACTGCGATTTGTCTAA
- a CDS encoding nucleotidyltransferase domain-containing protein, with protein sequence MAAELQLTETGPTAFTGTGRTGIASFFSEKTGKKVYLTGSLLRAEYFYPFSDIDLAVEGLQEDYL encoded by the coding sequence TTGGCCGCGGAACTGCAGCTAACGGAAACAGGCCCGACAGCTTTTACTGGCACGGGCCGAACGGGAATTGCCAGCTTTTTTTCAGAAAAAACGGGTAAAAAAGTCTACTTAACCGGATCGCTGCTCCGGGCAGAATACTTCTACCCCTTTTCGGACATCGATCTGGCGGTGGAAGGGCTTCAGGAAGATTATTTGTAA
- the gatB gene encoding Asp-tRNA(Asn)/Glu-tRNA(Gln) amidotransferase subunit GatB, which yields MWKSNMEYEVVIGLEVHAQLLTQSKIFCGCATTFGATPNSQTCPICLGMPGVLPVLNRKVVEYGLKMALATHCLIASYSRFARKNYFYPDLPKGYQISQYELPLAEHGRVDIEVDGVKKQIGLTRIHMEEDAGKLIHDEQLPISYVDFNRTGVPLLEIVSEPDLRTPDEAAAYLKAIRNILLYLEICDGNMEEGSLRCDANISLRPQGATEFGVRTELKNMNSFRNVQRALEYEIRRQRSLLDAGGEVIQETRLWDANQGKTYSMRGKEEAHDYRYFPDPDLIPLVISPEWLKEVQATLPELPDAKKERFISQYDLPEYDAGVLTQEKALADYFEDCVRDFPQPKKVSNWIMSELMRELKKEDQDIQTCPVAPTGLARLLTLVEEEVISGKIAKSVFMEMIASGNDPDAIVKAKGLIQISDTGSLETLAREILAANPKEVADFKAGKTKVMGFFVGEMMKKTKGQANPKLANQLLSRLLKE from the coding sequence ATATGGAAAAGTAATATGGAATATGAGGTAGTTATCGGTTTAGAAGTTCACGCCCAGCTCTTGACTCAAAGTAAAATCTTCTGCGGCTGCGCCACGACCTTCGGGGCTACACCTAATAGCCAAACCTGCCCGATCTGTCTGGGTATGCCCGGCGTTTTGCCGGTGCTTAATAGAAAAGTGGTTGAATATGGGCTGAAAATGGCCCTGGCCACCCATTGCCTGATCGCTTCTTACAGCAGGTTTGCCCGGAAAAATTATTTTTATCCCGACCTTCCTAAAGGTTATCAGATTTCCCAGTATGAGCTTCCACTGGCGGAGCATGGCCGGGTGGATATTGAAGTGGACGGGGTCAAAAAGCAGATCGGCCTGACCCGGATACACATGGAGGAAGATGCCGGCAAACTCATCCACGATGAACAACTTCCCATCAGCTATGTGGATTTCAACCGCACCGGCGTCCCCCTGCTGGAAATCGTCAGCGAACCAGACCTGCGCACGCCCGATGAAGCAGCAGCCTACCTCAAAGCCATCCGCAACATCCTTCTCTATTTAGAGATCTGCGACGGCAATATGGAAGAAGGCTCTCTGCGCTGCGACGCCAACATTTCGCTGCGACCGCAAGGCGCCACGGAATTCGGCGTCCGAACGGAATTGAAAAATATGAATTCCTTCCGCAATGTCCAGCGGGCCCTGGAATACGAAATCCGGCGGCAACGCAGCCTTCTGGATGCTGGCGGCGAGGTCATCCAGGAGACCCGCCTCTGGGACGCCAACCAGGGAAAGACCTACTCCATGCGCGGCAAAGAAGAGGCCCATGACTATCGTTACTTCCCTGACCCGGATCTAATCCCTCTGGTCATTTCCCCCGAGTGGCTCAAGGAGGTCCAGGCCACCCTGCCGGAGTTGCCCGATGCAAAGAAAGAACGATTCATTTCCCAGTATGACCTGCCGGAGTATGACGCCGGCGTCTTAACTCAGGAGAAAGCTTTGGCCGATTATTTCGAAGACTGCGTCCGAGACTTTCCGCAACCCAAGAAAGTCAGCAATTGGATCATGTCCGAACTCATGCGGGAACTTAAAAAAGAAGACCAGGACATCCAGACCTGCCCGGTAGCGCCTACCGGTCTGGCCCGCCTCCTGACCCTGGTAGAGGAGGAAGTCATTAGCGGAAAGATTGCCAAGAGCGTCTTTATGGAGATGATCGCCAGCGGCAACGACCCGGACGCCATCGTTAAAGCAAAAGGTCTGATTCAGATCAGCGACACCGGTTCGCTGGAAACCCTGGCCCGAGAGATCCTGGCCGCCAATCCCAAGGAGGTGGCGGATTTTAAGGCTGGCAAAACCAAGGTCATGGGTTTTTTCGTGGGAGAGATGATGAAAAAGACCAAGGGCCAGGCCAACCCCAAGTTGGCGAACCAGCTTTTGAGTCGCCTGCTCAAGGAATAA
- a CDS encoding sulfide-dependent adenosine diphosphate thiazole synthase, with translation MGLDEIIISRAIIERFMEKFLDNLELDVAIVGGGVSGLVAGWRLAQKGRKAAIFERKLSVGGGMWGGGMMFNEIVVQEEAKHLLDELGITSRPYDRGYYTADAIESTTTLASQAMKAGVKIFNLIHVEDVMVRENRIDGLVILWTAVNMAGLHVDPLTIRAKHVIDCTGHDVEVIKIFLRKNQPASLKTETGGIMGERSMWAEVGEAKTVEYTSEVYPGLWVAGMTATGTLGTFRMGPIFGGMMLSGEKAANLIDERLKKG, from the coding sequence ATGGGTTTAGATGAAATTATCATTAGCCGAGCGATTATAGAACGATTTATGGAAAAATTTCTGGATAATCTGGAGTTGGACGTGGCTATTGTAGGCGGCGGCGTCTCCGGATTGGTAGCCGGCTGGCGTCTGGCCCAAAAAGGTCGCAAGGCGGCTATTTTTGAACGCAAGCTCTCGGTCGGCGGCGGCATGTGGGGCGGCGGCATGATGTTTAACGAGATCGTCGTCCAAGAGGAGGCCAAACATCTATTAGACGAGTTGGGCATCACCTCGCGTCCCTATGACCGGGGTTATTATACCGCCGATGCCATCGAATCCACCACCACCCTGGCCTCCCAGGCCATGAAAGCCGGCGTCAAGATTTTTAATCTGATCCATGTGGAAGACGTCATGGTCCGGGAAAATCGGATCGACGGCCTGGTCATCCTCTGGACTGCGGTCAATATGGCCGGGCTGCATGTTGACCCACTGACCATCCGGGCCAAACACGTTATCGACTGCACCGGTCACGACGTCGAAGTCATCAAAATCTTCCTGCGGAAAAATCAGCCTGCCTCCCTTAAAACCGAAACCGGCGGCATCATGGGGGAGCGCTCCATGTGGGCCGAAGTCGGCGAAGCGAAGACGGTGGAATATACCTCGGAAGTCTATCCGGGCCTGTGGGTGGCTGGCATGACTGCAACCGGCACCCTGGGAACTTTTCGGATGGGGCCGATTTTTGGCGGGATGATGCTCTCGGGTGAAAAGGCGGCCAACCTGATCGATGAGCGATTAAAGAAAGGGTAG
- a CDS encoding GreA/GreB family elongation factor: protein MPKVILTQEGYRKLLRELKHLRRIVRPRILEDVMEAAADGRLEKNDQYWEARSRQVQVDRQIHHLQEIIAQSEVLVGSNLTASQVRFNCRVKICNVITQEISIFHLVSSIEADVRQGHLSIESPLGQALLGKKVGERIGFNPPGGPRWYQVLEIQMAGC from the coding sequence ATGCCAAAGGTAATATTGACCCAGGAAGGATATCGGAAGCTGCTCAGAGAATTGAAACACCTGCGGCGCATCGTCCGGCCCCGCATCTTGGAGGACGTTATGGAGGCCGCGGCGGACGGCCGCCTGGAAAAAAATGACCAATACTGGGAGGCCCGCAGCCGCCAGGTTCAGGTGGACCGACAGATTCACCATTTGCAGGAGATCATTGCCCAGTCAGAAGTCTTAGTAGGAAGTAATCTTACTGCCTCGCAGGTTAGATTTAACTGCCGGGTTAAGATCTGCAATGTTATTACTCAAGAGATTTCGATTTTTCATCTCGTGAGCAGCATCGAGGCCGATGTCCGCCAGGGTCATCTGTCGATCGAGTCCCCGTTAGGACAGGCCTTATTAGGGAAAAAAGTGGGTGAGAGGATCGGCTTCAACCCGCCCGGCGGACCACGCTGGTATCAGGTGTTGGAGATCCAGATGGCGGGCTGCTAA
- a CDS encoding Lon protease family protein: MPIHEWELKPEELREVCSAAQMGFETTDDLEIRPEPVMAQYRAMHALEIGLGMKDPDFNLFVSGLARSGRTEMIKAHVERLAAQEETPPDYVYVFNFKEPEKPRALRLPTGMGKTLRNDVDELINTLKVQLPEVFESEDYSNRREALVNQFTRERNNILKDLDEQATAEGFILNISQAGMMIFPGREGKPLTEEEIKALSDAEREELRQKSTALHTEMNEALRKIRKMEKEFQLSEKKLDQDVALFVVGHLIEELIEKYQQHPAVTDYLKQLEEDILKNVDDLKRRPGAPQPFPFPAPEPSFVQYQVNVFVDNSETKGAPVIVEHNPTYPNLFGSIERRAQFGALLTDFTLIHPGALHRANGGYLIINALDLLKWYYSYEALKRTLKERVIKIEDLGEQLGLITTKSLRPEPIPLHLKVILIGSPWIYQLLYNYDEDFHKHFKIKADFDWIMKRTPHHLERLISFVRSYTHKEGLPPLHNTAVARLVEYASEMVGHKYKLTLQVQELADIIKEANFWASKNGHTIIHGDDMEKAVSEKIFRSDLFEEKMQDYIQEGMLFIETSGSVVGQINGLSVYMLGDYAFARPSRITATVSLGKEGVVAIERESKLSGNIHTKGVMILSSFLRSRFAKDKPLTLSAHLTFEQSYGMVDGDSASAAELIALLSCLAEAPLAQNIAMTGSVSQRGEFQPIGGVNWKVEGFYKVCKARGLDGGQGVIIPKSNVQELMLRQEVVDSVRAGLFHVWAVSSVDEALEILTGLPAGAPLPEGGFPPDTLNARVDQKLRFMMETARKLMKEEEGKKGDE; encoded by the coding sequence ATGCCAATACATGAATGGGAGCTGAAGCCGGAAGAATTGCGCGAAGTATGTTCAGCCGCTCAGATGGGATTTGAAACAACAGATGATTTAGAAATCCGTCCTGAACCGGTGATGGCTCAATACCGGGCCATGCACGCTTTGGAGATCGGTCTGGGGATGAAAGACCCGGATTTTAATCTCTTTGTCTCCGGTCTGGCGCGCTCGGGCCGGACGGAGATGATTAAGGCCCATGTGGAACGGTTGGCCGCACAGGAGGAAACTCCTCCGGATTACGTCTATGTCTTTAATTTTAAAGAACCGGAAAAACCCCGAGCCTTGCGCCTGCCCACCGGGATGGGCAAGACTCTGCGCAATGATGTGGATGAGTTGATTAACACCCTGAAGGTGCAGCTTCCGGAAGTCTTTGAGAGTGAAGACTACAGCAATCGGCGGGAAGCCCTGGTTAACCAATTCACCCGGGAGCGCAATAATATTCTCAAAGACTTAGATGAACAGGCGACAGCCGAGGGGTTTATCCTGAATATTTCGCAGGCCGGTATGATGATCTTTCCCGGTCGCGAGGGCAAGCCTTTGACTGAGGAGGAGATCAAGGCACTGTCGGATGCAGAGCGGGAAGAACTGCGGCAGAAATCCACCGCTTTGCACACTGAAATGAATGAGGCTTTGAGAAAAATCCGCAAGATGGAAAAGGAGTTCCAACTGTCGGAAAAGAAGTTGGACCAGGATGTGGCTCTCTTCGTAGTTGGGCATTTGATTGAGGAACTCATCGAAAAATATCAACAGCATCCGGCTGTGACCGACTACCTGAAGCAGTTGGAAGAAGATATTCTCAAGAATGTTGACGACTTAAAGCGCCGTCCGGGCGCCCCGCAACCCTTTCCCTTTCCTGCCCCGGAGCCGAGCTTTGTCCAGTATCAGGTGAATGTCTTTGTGGACAATTCCGAGACTAAGGGGGCGCCGGTCATAGTAGAACACAATCCTACGTATCCCAATCTTTTCGGTAGCATCGAACGTAGGGCGCAATTCGGCGCACTGCTCACCGACTTCACGCTCATTCACCCCGGGGCCCTGCATCGGGCCAACGGCGGTTATCTGATCATCAATGCCCTCGACCTCTTGAAATGGTATTACTCCTATGAGGCCTTGAAAAGGACCCTGAAGGAGAGGGTTATTAAAATTGAAGACCTGGGCGAACAGTTGGGCCTCATTACTACCAAGTCTCTGAGACCGGAACCCATACCCCTGCACCTGAAAGTGATTCTCATCGGCAGTCCCTGGATTTATCAACTGCTCTATAATTATGATGAGGATTTTCATAAACATTTCAAGATTAAGGCCGATTTTGACTGGATCATGAAACGCACACCCCATCATCTGGAGCGTCTGATCTCATTTGTCCGCAGCTATACTCATAAAGAAGGACTGCCGCCTTTGCACAACACCGCGGTGGCACGCCTGGTAGAGTATGCCAGTGAGATGGTGGGTCATAAATATAAACTGACCCTGCAAGTACAAGAACTGGCTGACATCATCAAAGAAGCCAATTTCTGGGCCAGCAAGAACGGACATACCATAATCCACGGCGACGACATGGAAAAGGCCGTCAGCGAAAAAATCTTCCGCTCCGACCTGTTCGAAGAGAAGATGCAGGACTACATCCAGGAAGGCATGTTGTTTATCGAGACCAGCGGCTCCGTGGTCGGCCAGATCAACGGCCTCTCGGTCTATATGCTGGGAGATTACGCCTTTGCCCGGCCGAGCCGCATTACCGCCACCGTTTCTTTGGGCAAAGAGGGGGTGGTGGCCATCGAAAGGGAGTCGAAGCTTTCAGGGAACATCCACACCAAAGGGGTGATGATTCTCTCCAGCTTTCTGCGCAGCCGTTTTGCCAAGGATAAGCCCTTGACGCTGTCGGCCCACCTGACCTTTGAACAGAGTTACGGTATGGTGGATGGAGACAGTGCCTCGGCTGCAGAGCTCATCGCCCTGCTATCCTGCCTGGCCGAGGCCCCGTTGGCGCAAAACATCGCCATGACGGGTTCGGTGAGCCAGCGAGGGGAATTTCAGCCCATCGGCGGCGTCAACTGGAAAGTGGAGGGGTTCTATAAAGTATGCAAGGCTAGAGGGTTGGACGGTGGGCAGGGGGTCATCATTCCCAAGTCCAACGTCCAGGAACTGATGCTGCGGCAAGAGGTTGTAGATTCAGTACGCGCCGGTCTGTTTCACGTCTGGGCTGTGAGTTCCGTGGACGAAGCTCTAGAAATCCTTACCGGTTTGCCGGCCGGAGCACCCCTGCCAGAAGGTGGTTTTCCGCCGGATACCCTGAATGCTCGGGTGGACCAAAAACTGCGATTCATGATGGAAACCGCCCGTAAGTTGATGAAAGAGGAAGAGGGCAAGAAAGGCGACGAATAA